Proteins encoded in a region of the Brevefilum fermentans genome:
- the trmD gene encoding tRNA (guanosine(37)-N1)-methyltransferase TrmD, translated as MRFDVFSLFPEVFSEYLNASILKRAQELKALEVHLHNIRDWAIDSHHTTDDTPYGGGGGMVMKPEPIFAALESVLGAPPSCPVILLTPQGRLLTQKIAFELAEHPHLALLCGRYESVDERICQHLATDAISIGDYVLSGGELPALVIIEAVTRLLPGVLGDPTAPQNDSHATGLLEYPHYTRPPEFRGWRIPDVLLSGNHAEIARWRRHESLRRTLQNRPDLLKNALLSQDDLAFLETLGYQPGEPITPSTQT; from the coding sequence ATGCGCTTCGATGTTTTCTCCCTCTTTCCGGAGGTGTTCTCTGAATATCTCAATGCCAGCATCCTCAAACGGGCTCAGGAACTCAAGGCGCTGGAAGTACACCTGCACAATATCCGCGACTGGGCAATCGATAGTCACCACACCACCGATGACACGCCCTATGGCGGCGGGGGTGGGATGGTCATGAAACCAGAGCCCATTTTCGCCGCCCTTGAGAGCGTCCTGGGCGCGCCGCCCTCCTGTCCGGTGATTCTCCTGACACCCCAGGGGCGTCTTTTAACCCAAAAAATCGCCTTCGAACTGGCCGAACACCCCCACTTAGCCCTGCTTTGTGGACGCTACGAAAGCGTGGATGAACGTATCTGCCAGCACCTGGCGACAGATGCCATCTCCATCGGTGACTATGTGCTTTCTGGTGGTGAACTGCCGGCGCTGGTGATTATCGAGGCGGTCACACGCTTGCTGCCGGGTGTGTTAGGAGACCCCACTGCCCCCCAGAACGATTCCCACGCCACCGGTTTGCTGGAATATCCCCACTACACACGCCCGCCCGAATTTCGCGGCTGGCGCATCCCGGATGTCCTGCTCTCCGGTAACCATGCTGAGATCGCCCGCTGGCGCCGACACGAGTCCCTGCGGCGAACGTTGCAAAACCGACCTGACCTGCTGAAAAATGCGCTATTGAGCCAGGATGATCTGGCTTTTTTAGAAACACTGGGATACCAACCCGGTGAACCCATCACCCCATCGACACAAACTTAA
- a CDS encoding inorganic pyrophosphatase produces the protein MSFPSPFYRWRPHPWHGLEIGLNPPDLVYAYIEMTPFDHIKYEVDKTTGYLHVDRPQRTSSLSPSLYGFIPRTYCGENVRSLSPEAIRGDGDPLDICVISERPINRSEIFLNAVVVGVLQMLDNMEADDKIIAVLENDHIYGHIRTIEELPGAIVERLKHYFSTYKMIKDLKPGIKIIDTFGASKAKEIVNAAIEDYRLTFGGE, from the coding sequence ATGAGCTTTCCCTCTCCATTTTACCGTTGGCGGCCTCATCCCTGGCATGGGTTGGAAATTGGCCTCAACCCCCCGGACCTGGTATACGCCTACATTGAGATGACGCCTTTTGATCACATTAAGTATGAGGTGGATAAAACCACCGGTTATTTACACGTTGACCGCCCTCAACGGACATCCTCACTATCACCCTCTTTATATGGCTTTATTCCCCGCACCTATTGCGGAGAGAATGTTAGGTCACTTTCTCCGGAGGCCATTCGCGGCGATGGCGATCCGCTGGATATTTGTGTCATCAGTGAACGCCCCATAAACCGCTCCGAGATCTTTTTAAATGCTGTTGTTGTGGGCGTTTTGCAAATGCTTGACAACATGGAAGCAGATGACAAAATCATCGCGGTTTTAGAAAACGATCACATCTATGGGCACATCCGCACGATTGAAGAACTTCCCGGCGCTATTGTTGAGCGGCTAAAACACTACTTCAGTACCTACAAAATGATCAAAGATCTTAAGCCTGGAATAAAAATTATCGATACTTTCGGTGCAAGTAAAGCAAAAGAGATTGTCAATGCAGCCATTGAAGATTATCGTCTGACCTTTGGCGGTGAGTGA